Proteins encoded within one genomic window of Camelina sativa cultivar DH55 chromosome 19, Cs, whole genome shotgun sequence:
- the LOC104763772 gene encoding transcription factor TCP13-like: MNIVPWKDANDEVSGGALARREGDVEEDQEEDQARATSGKTVIKKPPTSISSSSSSWMKSKDPRIVRVSRAFGGKDRHSKVCTLRGLRDRRVRLSVPTAIQLYDLQERLGVDQPSKAVDWLLDAAKEEIDELPPLPISPENFSLFNHHQSFLNLGQRPVHQDPTQLGFKINGGCVEETSTSSREVNNKEKGDNDVVFTNNHHHIGSYGTYHHNMEHHHHHHHQHQHLSFQGDYHQHQLHSLVPFPSQILVCPMTTSTTKTTIQSLFPSSSSAGSGTMETIDPRQMASHFQMPLMGNSSSSSSQNISTLYSLLHGSSSNNNGGRDINNRMPYVQFSRDNTTTAASMSKLRGSESSSTSRGSEHHM; encoded by the coding sequence ATGAATATCGTGCCTTGGAAAGATGCAAACGACGAAGTTTCGGGCGGGGCTTTGGCAAGACGTGAAGGAGACgtagaagaagatcaagaagaagaccAAGCCAGAGCCACCAGTGGCAAAACCGTAATTAAAAAGCCGCCAACCtccatctcttcctcttcttcttcttggatgaAGTCGAAGGATCCGAGGATTGTTAGGGTTTCACGCGCCTTTGGAGGCAAAGACCGTCACAGCAAAGTGTGTACGCTACGTGGGCTACGTGACAGACGCGTGAGATTATCAGTCCCCACGGCTATTCAGCTTTATGATCTTCAAGAACGACTCGGCGTTGACCAGCCTAGCAAAGCCGTGGACTGGTTGCTCGATGCAGCTAAAGAGGAGATCGACGAGCTCCCTCCGTTACCAATCTCGCCGGAGAATTTTAGCCTCTTCAACCATCATCAGTCGTTCTTGAATCTTGGTCAAAGGCCGGTTCATCAAGATCCGACCCAACTCGGGTTTAAAATCAATGGAGGATGTGTAGAAGAGACTAGTACTAGCAGCCGTGAAGTAAACAACAAAGAGAAGGGAGACAACGATGTCGTTTTCACaaacaatcatcatcatattgGGTCTTACGGAACTTATCATCACAACAtggaacatcatcatcatcatcatcaccaacatCAACATTTGAGCTTTCAAGGAGattatcatcaacatcaactaCATAGTCTTGTCCCATTTCCATCACAAATTTTGGTATGTCCAATGACGACATCAACAACGAAAACAACTATACAATCTTTGTTTCCATCATCTTCGTCAGCTGGTTCGGGAACTATGGAGACAATAGATCCGAGGCAAATGGCAAGCCATTTTCAAATGCCATTAATGGGtaattcttcatcttcgtcatccCAAAACATTTCGACTTTATATTCATTGCTACATGGAAGTAGTAGCAACAACAATGGTGGTAGAGACATTAATAATCGGATGCCTTATGTCCAATTCAGCCGAGATAATACCACTACAGCGGCTAGTATGTCGAAGCTTCGAGGGTCGGAGAGTAGTAGTACAAGTAGAGGAAGTGAACACCATATGTGA
- the LOC104763777 gene encoding eukaryotic translation initiation factor 3 subunit M isoform X2, with amino-acid sequence MTTIVPTSEEDPFLAVVRFTSQLAWADAGPEAAEPEITRLCKEAEESIGAGKSLELATLMVTSAELVSSKISEKDLECTYTIICSLVKNVKSPEELLEMVKVISSKVAQQPSDKASLRLKILFNLYNLLDHPYARFQVYMKALTLAVDGKVTEYIVSSFKKIDNFLKEWNIDIKHQRELFLAIAYVLRENKSLVKESLTFLTKYLATFSNEDGQGLDEAKEEAVRAVIEFVKASSIFQCDLLDLPAVAQLEKDAKYAAVYQLLKIFLTQRLNAYTEFQIANSDFLQSYGLVDEDCLTKMRLLSLVDLASDESGKIPYASIKDTLEVNEEEVELWIVRAITAKLIDCKMDQMNQVVIVSRCSEREFGTKQWQSLRTKLATWRDNISNIITTIESNKVTEEGSQASSSSAVAIQGLTVR; translated from the exons ATGACGACGATTGTTCCCACTTCCGAAGAAGATCCCTTTCTCGCTGTTGTCCGATTCACTTCCCAGCTCGCTTGGGCCGATGCTGGTCCCGAG GCTGCAGAGCCAGAAATTACCAGGCTATGTAAGGAGGCTGAGGAGTCGATAGGAGCAGGGAAGTCGCTTGAATTGGCTACGTTAATGGTAACTTCTGCTGAATTGGTATCTTCCAAGATATCTGAGAAAG ATCTTGAGTGTACCTACACCATAATTTGCAGTCTTGTTAAGAATGTGAAAAGCCCTGAGGAACTCCTCGAAATGGTGAAAGTTATATCTTCCAAGGTTGCTCAACAACCGAGTGACAAAGCTTCACTGCGTTTGAAGAT CCTCTTCAATCTCTACAACCTTCTCGACCATCCGTATGCTCGCTTTCAAGTGTACATGAAAGCTCTAACACTGGCTGTTGATGGCAAGGTTACTGAGTACATAGTTTCTTCTTTTAAGAAGATTGATAACTTCTTGAAAGAGTGGAATATCGACATTAAACATCAGAGGGAACTCTTTCTTGCCATTGCTTATGTgctgagagaaaacaaaag CTTGGTGAAAGAATCACTTACGTTCTTGACTAAGTATCTAGCGACTTTCTCCAATGAGGATGGTCAGGGCCTAGATGAAGCTAAGGAGGAGGCTGTGCGTGCAGTTATCGAATTTGTCAAAGCTTCCAGTATTTTCCAG TGTGATTTATTGGACTTGCCAGCCGTAGCGCAGTTGGAAAAGGATGCTAAATATGCAGCGGTTTACCAGCTTCTGAAGATCTTTCTTACTCAGAGACTAAATGCCTACACAGAATTCCAAATTGCGAATTCCGATTTTCTGCAAAGCTATG GACTTGTCGATGAAGATTGTCTTACGAAGATGAGATTGTTGTCACTAGTCGACTTGGCTTCTGATGAATCTGGCAAAATACCTTACGCTTCAATTAAAGACACGCTAGAG GTAAACGAAGAGGAGGTCGAGTTATGGATTGTGAGGGCAATAACTGCGAAATTGATTGATTGTAAGATGGATCAGATGAACCAAGTTGTAATTGTCAG CCGCTGTTCCGAACGTGAATTTGGGACAAAGCAATGGCAATCTCTTCGAACAAAGCTTGCGACTTGGAGG GACAACATTTCAAACATCATAACTACAATCGAATCGAACAAGGTAACCGAGGAAGGTTCTcaggcatcatcatcatctgctgTAGCAATTCAAGGGTTGACTGTTCGTTGA
- the LOC104763773 gene encoding protein LONGIFOLIA 2-like, with protein sequence MDLTPRPGLYKGQLDSTKSNSPKTLRSRPVLAADSCSMTKSGRSQQNSVSPRTQPKKLGFEKQSRPTTPKSESRKKQIGRQQTEVASPRRKQGLKPRSTLQQPDDHLSDASSDLRSLRSDSNISLGSNADIEVTSRHRLERNCDLPEQHTPRQRSSDFGIKQDRPSLKPLKVTIEQPSPVSVLDAAFDEEDSPSPVRKISLSFKEEDASRSEESEWINKPTSFCRSILFQGTTQPGSDLLECFPEDGTDFKSGDNEYILEILLASGLLRDLEYSMISFQLHQARLPINPGLFFILEQNKASNVTLPDSKYRGRGFRHEQTNATEKIRRKLVFDTVNEILAQRFTAEGCTKPRLTSNPLKKMEKISKEEKLLQTLCSEIDRLQQNNSKCLLEDDEEDIIWEDLQIQGMNLKEFEGETPGIVLDIERMIFRDLVNEVCFC encoded by the exons ATGGATTTAACCCCAAGGCCAGGCCTTTACAAGGGGCAACTCGATTCCACGAAGAGCAATAGCCCAAAAACATTACGGTCGAGGCCAGTTTTGGCTGCGGATTCTTGTTCCATGACCAAGTCAGGTAGGAGCCAACAGAACAGTGTCAGCCCAAGAACACAGCCAAAGAAGCTCGGGTTCGAGAAGCAGTCTCGACCCACAACTCCAAAATCAGAGTCACGCAAAAAGCAAATCGGAAGGCAACAGACAGAGGTAGCCTCCCCGAGAAGAAAACAGGGATTAAAGCCTCGCAGTACTCTTCAGCAACCTGATGACCATTTAAGTGATGCAAGCAGTGACTTGAGGAGTCTAAGATCTGACAGCAACATAAGCTTGGGGTCGAATGCTGACATCGAGGTTACAAGCAGACATAGGTTGGAGAGAAACTGTGACTTGCCAGAGCAGCACACCCCAAGACAAAGG AGTTCGGACTTTGGAATCAAACAAGACAGACCGTCCCTAAAACCTCTAAAAGTTACAATTGAACAACCGAGCCCTGTCTCAGTTCTTGATGCAGCCTTCGACGAAGAGGATTCACCGTCCCCTGTGAGGAAGATATCCCTTAGTTTTAAAG AGGAGGATGCTTCACGTTCTGAAGAATCTGAGTGGATAAACAAGCCTACCAGCTTCTGCAGATCCATACTTTTTCAGGGCACAACACAGCCAGGTTCTGATCTTCTCGAATGCTTCCCTGAAGACGGTACAGACTTCAAAAGCGGCGACAACGAGTACATCTTGGAGATATTGTTGGCGTCAGGGCTTCTAAGAGATCTCGAATACAGCATGATAAGCTTTCAGCTGCACCAAGCGCGCCTCCCGATCAATCCTGGTCTGTTCTTCATCCTGGAACAGAATAAGGCCAGCAATGTGACTCTACCGGACAGCAAATATAGAGGCAGAGGATTCAGACACGAGCAGACAAACGCGACAGAGAAAATCAGGAGAAAACTGGTCTTTGATACCGTGAACGAGATTCTAGCTCAGAGATTCACTGCAGAAGGCTGTACCAAACCACGTTTAACATCAAATCCACTCaaaaagatggagaaaatatcaaaagaagaaaaacttctGCAGACTCTGTGTTCAGAGATTGATAGGTTACAACAAAACAACTCCAAGTGTCTCTTGGAGGACGATGAGGAAGACATCATATGGGAGGACCTGCAAATTCAAGGCATGAACTTGAAAGAGTTTGAAGGAGAGACTCCAGGGATTGTGTTAGATATTGAGAGAATGATTTTCAGAGACTTAGTTAATGAAGTTTGCTTTTGCTAA
- the LOC104763776 gene encoding 60S ribosomal protein L39-2, which produces MPSHKSFMIKKKLGKKMRQNRPIPNWIRLRTDNRIRYNAKRRHWRRTKLGF; this is translated from the exons ATG CCGTCGCACAAGTCGTTCATGATCAAGAAGAAGCTGGGGAAGAAGATGAGACAGAACAGGCCAATCCCTAATTGGATCCGTCTCCGTACCGACAACAGGATCAG GTACAACGCTAAGCGTAGGCACTGGCGCCGTACCAAGCTTGGGTTCTAG
- the LOC104763777 gene encoding eukaryotic translation initiation factor 3 subunit M isoform X4, with the protein MTTIVPTSEEDPFLAVVRFTSQLAWADAGPEAAEPEITRLCKEAEESIGAGKSLELATLMVTSAELVSSKISEKDLECTYTIICSLVKNVKSPEELLEMVKVISSKVAQQPSDKASLRLKILFNLYNLLDHPYARFQVYMKALTLAVDGKVTEYIVSSFKKIDNFLKEWNIDIKDQRELFLAIANVLRENKSLVKESLTFLTKYLATFSNEDGQGLDEAKEEAVRAVIEFVKASSIFQCDLLDLPAVAQLEKDAKYAAVYQLLKIFLTQRLNAYTEFQIANSDFLQSYGLVDEDCLTKMRLLSLVDLASDESGKIPYASIKDTLEVNEEEVELWIVRAITAKLIDCKMDQMNQVVIVSRCSEREFGTKQWQSLRTKLATWRDNISNIITTIESNKVTEEGSQASSSSAVAIQGLTVR; encoded by the exons ATGACGACGATTGTTCCCACTTCCGAAGAAGATCCCTTTCTCGCTGTTGTCCGATTCACTTCCCAGCTCGCTTGGGCCGATGCTGGTCCCGAG GCTGCAGAGCCAGAAATTACCAGGCTATGTAAGGAGGCTGAGGAGTCGATAGGAGCAGGGAAGTCGCTTGAATTGGCTACGTTAATGGTAACTTCTGCTGAATTGGTATCTTCCAAGATATCTGAGAAAG ATCTTGAGTGTACCTACACCATAATTTGCAGTCTTGTTAAGAATGTGAAAAGCCCTGAGGAACTCCTCGAAATGGTGAAAGTTATATCTTCCAAGGTTGCTCAACAACCGAGTGACAAAGCTTCACTGCGTTTGAAGAT CCTCTTCAATCTCTACAACCTTCTGGACCATCCGTATGCTCGTTTTCAAGTCTACATGAAAGCTCTCACACTGGCTGTTGATGGCAAGGTTACTGAGTACATAGTTTCTTCTTTTAAGAAGATTGATAACTTCTTGAAAGAGTGGAATATCGACATTAAAGATCAGAGGGAACTCTTTCTTGCCATTGCTAATGTgctgagagaaaacaaaag CTTGGTGAAAGAATCACTTACGTTCTTGACTAAGTATCTAGCGACTTTCTCCAATGAGGATGGTCAGGGCCTAGATGAAGCTAAGGAGGAGGCTGTGCGTGCAGTTATCGAATTTGTCAAAGCTTCCAGTATTTTCCAG TGTGATTTATTGGACTTGCCAGCCGTAGCGCAGTTGGAAAAGGATGCTAAATATGCAGCGGTTTACCAGCTTCTGAAGATCTTTCTTACTCAGAGACTAAATGCCTACACAGAATTCCAAATTGCGAATTCCGATTTTCTGCAAAGCTATG GACTTGTCGATGAAGATTGTCTTACGAAGATGAGATTGTTGTCACTAGTCGACTTGGCTTCTGATGAATCTGGCAAAATACCTTACGCTTCAATTAAAGACACGCTAGAG GTAAACGAAGAGGAGGTCGAGTTATGGATTGTGAGGGCAATAACTGCGAAATTGATTGATTGTAAGATGGATCAGATGAACCAAGTTGTAATTGTCAG CCGCTGTTCCGAACGTGAATTTGGGACAAAGCAATGGCAATCTCTTCGAACAAAGCTTGCGACTTGGAGG GACAACATTTCAAACATCATAACTACAATCGAATCGAACAAGGTAACCGAGGAAGGTTCTcaggcatcatcatcatctgctgTAGCAATTCAAGGGTTGACTGTTCGTTGA
- the LOC104767290 gene encoding COBRA-like protein 1 — protein MCPVRIHWHVKVNYKLYWRVKVTITNFNYNMNYTQWNLVVQHPNFDNLTQTFSFNYKPLTPYASINDTGILWGIKFYNDLLMQAGPFGNVQSELLFQKDASAFTFEKGWAFPRRIYFNGDNCVMPPPDSYPWLPNIGSHKSIGSRFAAMALLLLTVLLHGNL, from the exons ATGTGTCCAGTTAGAATCCACTGGCATGTGAAGGTTAACTACAAGCTGTACTGGAGAGTTAAAGTCACCATCACAAATTTCAACTACAACATGAACTATACGCAGTGGAATCTCGTCGTGCAGCATCCTAATTTCGACAATCTCACTCAGACTTTTAGCTTCAACTATAAACCCTTGACTCCTTATGCTTCCATAA ATGATACTGGGATTCTCTGGGGAATAAAGTTCTACAATGATCTTTTGATGCAAGCTGGTCCATTTGGTAATGTACAATCTGAGCTACTTTTCCAAAAAGATGCATCAGCTTTCACATTTGAGAAAGGTTGGGCATTTCCAAGAAGAATCTATTTCAATGGAGATAACTGTGTCATGCCTCCTCCAGATTCTTACCCTTGGCTGCCCAATATCGGTTCACACAAATCAATTGGTTCTCGGTTTGCAGCAATGGCCTTGTTGTTACTGACTGTGCTCCTACATGGGAACTTGTAA
- the LOC104763777 gene encoding eukaryotic translation initiation factor 3 subunit M isoform X3, translating to MTTIVPTSEEDPFLAVVRFTSQLAWADAGPEAAEPEITRLCKEAEESIGAGKSLELATLMVTSAELVSSKISEKDLECTYTIICSLVKNVKSPEELLEMVKVISSKVAQQPSDKASLRLKILFNLYNLLDHPYARFQVYMKALTLAVDGKVTEYIVSSFKKIDNFLKEWNIDIKHQRELFLAIAYVLRENKSLVKESLTFLTKYLATFSNEEAQGLDEAKEEAVRAVIEFVKASSIFQCDLLDLPAVAQLEKDAKYAAVYQLLKIFLTQRLNAYTEFQIANSDFLQSYGLVDEDCLTKMRLLSLVDLASDESGKIPYASIKDTLEVNEEEVELWIVRAITAKLIDCKMDQMNQVVIVSRCSEREFGTKQWQSLRTKLATWRDNISNIITTIESNKVTEEGSQASSSSAVAIQGLTVR from the exons ATGACGACGATTGTTCCCACTTCCGAAGAAGATCCCTTTCTCGCTGTTGTCCGATTCACTTCCCAGCTCGCTTGGGCCGATGCTGGTCCCGAG GCTGCAGAGCCAGAAATTACCAGGCTATGTAAGGAGGCTGAGGAGTCGATAGGAGCAGGGAAGTCGCTTGAATTGGCTACGTTAATGGTAACTTCTGCTGAATTGGTATCTTCCAAGATATCTGAGAAAG ATCTTGAGTGTACCTACACCATAATTTGCAGTCTTGTTAAGAATGTGAAAAGCCCTGAGGAACTCCTCGAAATGGTGAAAGTTATATCTTCCAAGGTTGCTCAACAACCGAGTGACAAAGCTTCACTGCGTTTGAAGAT CCTCTTCAATCTCTACAACCTTCTCGACCATCCGTATGCTCGCTTTCAAGTGTACATGAAAGCTCTAACACTGGCTGTTGATGGCAAGGTTACTGAGTACATAGTTTCTTCTTTTAAGAAGATTGATAACTTCTTGAAAGAGTGGAATATCGACATTAAACATCAGAGGGAACTCTTTCTTGCCATTGCTTATGTgctgagagaaaacaaaag CTTGGTGAAAGAATCCCTTACGTTCTTGACTAAGTATCTAGCGACTTTCTCTAATGAGGAGGCTCAGGGCCTAGATGAAGCTAAGGAGGAG GCTGTGCGTGCAGTTATCGAATTTGTCAAAGCTTCCAGTATTTTCCAG TGTGATTTATTGGACTTGCCAGCCGTAGCGCAGTTGGAAAAGGATGCTAAATATGCAGCGGTTTACCAGCTTCTGAAGATCTTTCTTACTCAGAGACTAAATGCCTACACAGAATTCCAAATTGCGAATTCCGATTTTCTGCAAAGCTATG GACTTGTCGATGAAGATTGTCTTACGAAGATGAGATTGTTGTCACTAGTCGACTTGGCTTCTGATGAATCTGGCAAAATACCTTACGCTTCAATTAAAGACACGCTAGAG GTAAACGAAGAGGAGGTCGAGTTATGGATTGTGAGGGCAATAACTGCGAAATTGATTGATTGTAAGATGGATCAGATGAACCAAGTTGTAATTGTCAG CCGCTGTTCCGAACGTGAATTTGGGACAAAGCAATGGCAATCTCTTCGAACAAAGCTTGCGACTTGGAGG GACAACATTTCAAACATCATAACTACAATCGAATCGAACAAGGTAACCGAGGAAGGTTCTcaggcatcatcatcatctgctgTAGCAATTCAAGGGTTGACTGTTCGTTGA
- the LOC104763775 gene encoding protein SPIRAL1-like 3, giving the protein MGKARGVNNGVNESSLGYLFGSGQPSSTAAAAMGTTTTTTTTTTTDGTGGRPITTTTTTVTDNKKTSAGVRGSPNNYFRSEGQNCGNFLTDRPSTKVHAAPGGGSSLGYLFGGPSPAAGSGNK; this is encoded by the exons ATGGGTAAAGCAAGAGGAGTGAACAATGGTGTTAATGAAAGTTCTCTCGGCTATCTCTTTGGTTCCGGTCAGCCTTCTTCCACTGCTGCAGCCGCAATGGGGACTACTACGACTACAACCACCACAACTACCACCGATGGAACCGGAGGGAGACCGATTACCACCACGACTACTACGGTGACTGACAACAAGAAGACATCTGCTGGTGTTAGAGGAAGCCCTAATAACTACTTCAGATCAGAAGGCCAAAACTGTGGTAACTTTCTCACG GACAGGCCATCTACTAAGGTTCATGCAGCTCCTGGTGGAGGATCTTCTCTTGGTTACCTGTTTGGAGGACCAAGTCCTGCTGCTGGATCTGGAAACAAATAA